A section of the Alkalicoccobacillus plakortidis genome encodes:
- a CDS encoding FixH family protein, producing the protein MLEKTQTKEYGQIIAVMIVLMIVLFYGLFYPSLTVQEDQWQIHEVHVAEGYRPYRVEKVQLFLEDTQGRPMENGQVQFEVSHVETGITEKQWMHHVEQGLFETDYLFTESGEWQVQIEVSNNRSQQQFTYSLMVQPGATKMDPSENRK; encoded by the coding sequence ATGTTAGAAAAAACACAAACAAAAGAATACGGGCAAATTATAGCAGTGATGATTGTACTGATGATTGTTCTATTTTATGGCTTGTTTTATCCGTCTTTAACGGTTCAGGAAGACCAATGGCAAATCCATGAAGTACATGTAGCAGAGGGTTACCGTCCATATCGAGTTGAAAAGGTTCAATTATTTCTTGAAGATACGCAAGGTCGTCCTATGGAGAATGGGCAAGTGCAGTTTGAAGTCAGTCATGTAGAGACAGGAATTACTGAAAAACAATGGATGCATCATGTAGAGCAAGGTTTGTTTGAGACTGATTATTTATTTACGGAATCTGGAGAGTGGCAAGTTCAGATAGAGGTTTCTAACAATCGAAGTCAACAACAGTTTACGTATTCGTTAATGGTTCAACCTGGGGCCACAAAAATGGATCCGAGTGAAAATAGAAAATAG
- a CDS encoding chemotaxis protein CheC produces MKEFGNWIAGTTATELSNEQCIIDVTPPVTNEGSSIFHSSEKYLTLSLDSSLGQIDIHLSFQVVEETIRA; encoded by the coding sequence GTGAAGGAATTTGGGAACTGGATTGCGGGTACTACGGCGACAGAGTTGTCGAATGAACAATGTATAATTGATGTGACGCCTCCGGTTACAAATGAAGGCTCTTCTATCTTTCACTCGTCTGAAAAGTATCTAACGTTGTCTCTTGATAGCTCGTTAGGCCAAATTGACATTCATCTGTCATTTCAGGTTGTAGAAGAAACGATTCGAGCGTAA
- a CDS encoding sugar phosphate nucleotidyltransferase, translating to MSSTVKCVAMILAGGAGTRLGALTREESKPAVSFGGSNRIIDYTLSNCIHSGIKHVGVLTQYKPETLHSHLQNSEPKGLTIQCLPSTDSSYEGTADAVGKNIDYIQQHDPTHVLILSGDHIYQMNYQELIDFHRQKDADMTVASIQVSKSEASRFGILSVDQNGAVTEFEEKPTHPKSQIASMGIYLFNWSFLKKCLLADANNPTSSHDFGKDILPTMLATHSRLFAYNYDQYWRDVGTIQTYWETQMDLNRSKSPFKYSQNEWPLFTSYPAAFVPISIQTVSESKKRKISESVISPSAYISDGAAIYQSIILPGSSVGKNVYLHKVIVAENTHIPDNLSFASNDEVMLITQAVVHRYLSKTKSNDTEHSATNQLLKKIK from the coding sequence GTGAGCTCTACGGTGAAATGTGTAGCTATGATTTTAGCAGGAGGTGCAGGTACAAGATTAGGAGCTTTAACAAGAGAAGAGTCGAAACCCGCAGTCTCCTTTGGAGGCAGCAATCGCATTATTGATTACACACTAAGCAATTGTATTCATTCTGGGATCAAGCATGTTGGAGTGTTAACTCAATATAAGCCTGAAACCCTGCATTCCCATCTGCAAAATAGTGAACCTAAGGGCTTAACCATTCAATGCCTGCCCTCTACTGATTCATCTTATGAGGGTACGGCAGATGCTGTAGGAAAAAACATAGATTATATTCAACAGCATGATCCAACCCATGTTCTTATTCTTTCAGGTGATCATATCTATCAGATGAATTATCAGGAATTAATTGATTTTCATAGACAAAAAGACGCAGACATGACAGTCGCCTCTATTCAAGTTTCTAAAAGTGAAGCAAGCCGCTTCGGAATTTTGAGTGTTGATCAAAATGGGGCTGTTACGGAATTTGAAGAAAAACCCACACATCCCAAGAGTCAGATCGCTTCAATGGGCATCTATTTATTTAATTGGTCCTTCTTAAAAAAATGTCTTCTGGCTGATGCAAACAATCCAACTTCTAGTCACGACTTTGGCAAAGATATCTTACCAACAATGCTTGCTACTCATTCGAGATTGTTTGCCTATAATTATGACCAATACTGGAGAGATGTTGGGACCATTCAAACCTACTGGGAAACTCAAATGGATTTAAACCGTAGCAAATCACCATTCAAATATAGTCAAAATGAATGGCCGCTATTCACTTCCTATCCTGCTGCTTTTGTTCCGATTTCAATTCAAACTGTTTCTGAGTCAAAAAAACGAAAAATATCTGAATCAGTCATATCCCCTAGTGCATATATTTCAGATGGTGCTGCTATTTATCAATCAATTATTCTTCCAGGTTCATCTGTTGGAAAAAATGTCTATCTCCACAAAGTAATCGTTGCTGAAAACACTCATATACCTGACAATCTTTCATTTGCCTCAAACGACGAAGTGATGTTGATTACTCAAGCAGTTGTGCACCGTTATCTCTCTAAAACAAAAAGCAACGATACAGAGCATTCAGCAACAAATCAACTGTTAAAGAAAATCAAGTAA
- a CDS encoding glycogen synthase, which produces MTDNWTDICHVATECTPFYKTGGLADVIGSLPQALDMPRGTVTVILPKHQTLSDKWGSQLNWIYTLSVWVKWRKQSCQVYELYHQEIRYLFFENDYYFNRPVLYGCHDDGERYAFFCHAVIEWIDQQKEKPSILHCHDWQTGLLPAYIRARNWQEQIKTVLTIHNLAYQGQFPSSVFKELLHFDDSAYPILEMDDHVNYLKAGIAEADKITTVSPSYALEIQEPSFGYKLDGLLRQRSDDLVGIVNGIDLKDYNPAEDKELVAPYTKRSSASEINKRSLQVEAGLSMSISTPLFAVVSRLVPEKGIGLLLETLNQMLPHERIQVIVLGSGSPELEHELHVMQSRFPKKLCFFHGFDEGKARRIYAGADMLLMPSLYEPCGLSQLIALRYGCVPIVRETGGLKDTIQSYQPHTGTGNGFTFLNRTSGDLRLTMNRALSIFHHKHQWNKLLASFASSDLSWLASASLYHLVYDGLRDRKGVLNQHADQQENIQGNVIEAIS; this is translated from the coding sequence ATGACTGACAATTGGACGGATATCTGTCATGTAGCGACAGAGTGCACCCCTTTTTATAAGACGGGAGGATTAGCAGATGTCATAGGATCTCTTCCTCAGGCTCTAGATATGCCCCGCGGTACTGTAACCGTGATTTTACCCAAGCATCAAACACTCTCTGATAAGTGGGGCAGCCAATTAAACTGGATCTATACTCTCTCCGTTTGGGTGAAATGGAGGAAGCAGTCCTGCCAAGTTTACGAGCTGTATCATCAGGAGATTCGGTACTTATTTTTTGAAAATGATTATTACTTTAATCGCCCTGTTCTTTACGGTTGCCACGATGACGGTGAGCGATATGCGTTTTTTTGTCATGCGGTCATTGAATGGATTGATCAGCAAAAGGAGAAACCTTCTATCCTACATTGTCATGACTGGCAGACTGGATTGTTGCCAGCTTATATACGCGCTAGGAATTGGCAAGAGCAAATAAAAACCGTGTTAACGATTCACAATCTTGCTTATCAAGGTCAATTCCCCTCCTCTGTGTTTAAGGAATTACTTCATTTTGATGATTCGGCTTATCCTATTTTAGAGATGGATGATCATGTAAATTATTTGAAAGCAGGCATTGCAGAAGCTGACAAGATCACAACAGTAAGTCCTTCTTATGCGCTAGAAATTCAAGAACCTTCATTCGGGTATAAACTTGATGGACTACTCAGACAACGATCTGATGACCTAGTTGGCATTGTGAATGGAATTGATTTAAAGGATTATAATCCAGCAGAAGATAAAGAGCTTGTAGCACCCTATACAAAACGTTCAAGTGCGTCTGAGATTAATAAACGTAGTTTGCAAGTGGAAGCTGGCTTGTCTATGTCTATTTCTACTCCTTTATTTGCCGTTGTATCAAGACTTGTGCCTGAAAAAGGAATTGGCCTCTTACTTGAGACCTTAAATCAGATGCTCCCTCATGAACGCATTCAAGTTATTGTTCTCGGAAGTGGTTCCCCCGAGCTTGAACACGAGCTACATGTGATGCAAAGCCGATTTCCTAAGAAGCTTTGTTTTTTCCATGGGTTTGATGAAGGTAAAGCTCGAAGAATCTATGCAGGCGCAGACATGCTTTTAATGCCTTCTTTGTATGAACCATGTGGGTTAAGTCAATTAATTGCCCTGCGTTACGGCTGTGTACCTATTGTTAGAGAAACAGGTGGATTAAAGGATACGATACAATCCTATCAACCCCACACCGGTACAGGAAATGGATTCACCTTTTTAAATAGAACATCTGGTGATTTACGTTTGACGATGAATCGAGCCCTATCTATCTTTCATCATAAACATCAGTGGAATAAATTGCTCGCGAGCTTTGCATCCTCTGACCTTAGCTGGCTGGCATCGGCTTCACTTTATCATCTTGTTTATGATGGCCTTCGTGATCGAAAAGGAGTGTTAAATCAACATGCTGATCAACAAGAGAACATTCAAGGAAACGTTATCGAAGCAATTAGTTGA
- a CDS encoding glycerophosphodiester phosphodiesterase family protein: protein MSHTQIFAHRGFSGRYPENTMTAFKQAAKAGADGLELDVQLTKDAIPVIIHDRTVNRVTNGKGSVCSFTLEEIQKLRMITDEDERIPTFEEFLDWTQNHSLRLNVELKTELSDRSQIKELILPLLETYGVEERTILSSFDHKALYLAKQEKPHIEAAALVHQAMVDPGEYLQMLKVEGIHFKSSTLLMHEAQELQEQGYRIRPYTVNTVDRMNQFYAWGSEGIFTDYPDLALDVRDKRRLGS, encoded by the coding sequence ATGTCACATACTCAGATTTTTGCACATAGAGGGTTTTCAGGGAGATATCCAGAAAACACAATGACAGCCTTTAAGCAGGCTGCCAAAGCAGGTGCAGATGGTTTAGAATTGGATGTTCAACTGACTAAGGACGCCATTCCCGTTATCATTCACGATCGCACAGTAAATCGAGTGACAAATGGCAAGGGATCTGTTTGCTCATTTACTTTAGAAGAGATTCAGAAGCTTAGGATGATTACAGATGAAGACGAGCGAATTCCTACCTTTGAGGAATTTCTTGATTGGACTCAAAATCATTCATTAAGGCTAAATGTTGAATTGAAAACAGAATTATCTGACCGTTCTCAAATTAAAGAGCTAATTCTACCATTGCTTGAGACATATGGTGTTGAAGAGCGGACAATCCTGTCTTCCTTTGATCACAAGGCGCTTTATCTGGCGAAACAAGAAAAGCCGCATATTGAGGCGGCTGCTCTTGTTCATCAGGCAATGGTGGATCCTGGTGAGTATCTGCAGATGTTAAAGGTAGAGGGTATTCATTTTAAATCATCTACTTTGCTTATGCATGAGGCTCAAGAGCTACAAGAGCAAGGCTATCGAATTCGTCCATACACAGTAAACACGGTTGATCGAATGAACCAATTTTATGCATGGGGCAGTGAAGGGATCTTCACGGATTACCCTGATTTGGCTCTAGATGTGCGCGATAAAAGGAGATTAGGTTCCTAA
- a CDS encoding fumarylacetoacetate hydrolase family protein, with the protein MTLQDIQNIFCIGRNYAQHAKELGNEVPDTPLLFTKPTGALAFANGQTLSYPSGQGEIHHELEIVLKVGKKSNSQSVNDRVVEIALGIDLTLRDLQSKLKKKGHPWERAKGFRNSAILTPFWPLTNVDEIKQTTFSLQKNGEIIQSGNSTEMLFDFQQVLDECEQAFGLSEGDIIFTGTPEGVGPIAEGDHFTLHWGEEEKGSFYVSFTE; encoded by the coding sequence ATGACTTTACAAGACATTCAAAATATATTCTGTATTGGACGTAATTACGCTCAGCATGCAAAAGAATTAGGAAATGAGGTACCTGATACACCTTTGCTGTTCACAAAACCTACAGGTGCTTTGGCCTTTGCAAACGGACAAACTCTTAGCTACCCAAGTGGACAAGGAGAGATCCATCACGAGCTTGAAATTGTGCTGAAAGTGGGAAAGAAATCGAACTCTCAATCAGTGAACGATCGTGTTGTTGAAATTGCTCTTGGAATTGACTTAACGTTACGTGACCTTCAATCAAAGCTAAAAAAGAAGGGCCATCCTTGGGAGCGAGCTAAAGGCTTTCGTAATTCAGCTATTTTAACGCCATTTTGGCCATTAACTAATGTGGATGAAATCAAACAAACAACGTTCTCTCTTCAAAAAAATGGAGAAATCATTCAGTCTGGAAACAGCACGGAGATGTTATTTGATTTTCAACAGGTACTAGATGAATGCGAGCAGGCATTTGGATTATCTGAGGGAGATATTATTTTTACAGGTACTCCTGAGGGCGTAGGTCCAATTGCAGAAGGTGATCACTTTACGCTACATTGGGGAGAAGAAGAAAAGGGAAGCTTTTACGTTTCATTTACAGAATAA
- the nfsA gene encoding oxygen-insensitive NADPH nitroreductase translates to MTNELIQTMSAHRSIRKFTDQDISDEQISLITDAARWAPSSHHVQAYSIIVIRNNEKKETLSSLTGGQRWVEECPVFLVICADYHRIEEASKRHNQSLEIGGAEQLLVGAVDAALVAQNLLLAAESMGLGGVMIGGIRNQPEEVTNLLDLPPSTFPVMGLCLGYPNQDIAQKPRLPKDASVFYESYQRTSIPKSLDEYNETMLTYYGTRQTNAKQQTWSEQMASYMGKPNRPHINEFLRKQGFLTDLK, encoded by the coding sequence ATGACAAATGAATTAATTCAAACAATGAGCGCTCACCGCTCCATTCGGAAATTTACAGATCAAGATATAAGCGATGAACAAATTAGTCTAATAACGGACGCTGCTAGATGGGCACCGAGCTCACATCATGTTCAAGCGTATAGTATTATTGTTATTCGAAACAATGAAAAAAAAGAAACACTATCTTCATTAACAGGCGGACAGCGTTGGGTAGAAGAGTGTCCAGTATTTCTTGTTATTTGTGCAGATTATCATCGTATTGAAGAGGCGAGCAAGCGACATAATCAGTCCCTTGAAATAGGAGGCGCGGAACAGCTTCTTGTTGGAGCTGTAGATGCAGCACTTGTTGCTCAGAATCTTTTATTGGCTGCTGAGTCAATGGGACTCGGTGGAGTGATGATTGGTGGAATAAGAAATCAACCAGAAGAAGTCACAAATCTTCTAGACCTGCCACCAAGTACGTTCCCTGTTATGGGGTTATGTTTAGGTTATCCAAATCAGGATATTGCACAGAAACCTAGACTTCCAAAAGATGCTTCTGTTTTTTATGAGTCCTATCAAAGAACCTCTATTCCAAAATCACTTGATGAGTATAATGAGACGATGCTAACTTATTATGGAACACGTCAAACCAATGCAAAGCAACAGACGTGGTCTGAACAAATGGCTAGTTATATGGGTAAACCAAACCGTCCGCATATAAATGAGTTTTTGAGGAAGCAAGGTTTTTTAACCGATTTGAAATAA
- a CDS encoding DUF418 domain-containing protein, which produces MNNRSTPTLEQDRIISLDMLRGFALLGIILANSLHFQFGLLYDTSITTPYANGGIDRLTESFIFIFVQASFYPLFSFLFGYGMALQKERLLDKGLNFNAVFWRRTAILGLVGYLHAMYLWNGDILFTYAWASVLLFFCLMMPARGLIITGLILVGLLGSCSLVPDSFYEFGMSDQEMNPTDEFSEKEVVVLSEGSYADVVEFRQTENPIFPGIFGDIVFIATQVIGVIGLILLGAYVMRKGWIKDPITHKKKWKIIMWVGLGVALLTKSPLTLAPDSIQLATLQSYVGGPFLTAFFVSAFVLAVTTERGKKILQPLAYAGRMAFTNYLFQSLIMTTIFYHYGFGLFNSVGVFAGAMIAVAVFIIQLILSKVWLSYFRMGPLEWIWRAGTYLQLPPLKKESK; this is translated from the coding sequence ATGAATAACCGATCCACCCCAACACTTGAACAGGATCGAATCATCAGTTTGGATATGTTGCGAGGTTTTGCCTTACTAGGTATCATTTTAGCGAATAGTCTGCATTTCCAATTCGGTTTACTGTACGACACAAGTATCACAACACCCTATGCAAATGGGGGGATCGATCGTTTGACTGAAAGCTTCATCTTTATCTTTGTGCAAGCGAGTTTCTACCCGTTGTTTTCATTTCTTTTTGGATATGGAATGGCTTTGCAAAAAGAAAGACTATTAGATAAAGGATTAAACTTTAATGCAGTGTTTTGGCGCCGCACCGCCATCCTTGGCCTTGTTGGTTATTTGCATGCGATGTATCTATGGAATGGTGATATTCTCTTTACGTATGCATGGGCTTCTGTTTTATTGTTCTTTTGTCTAATGATGCCAGCTCGTGGTCTTATTATTACAGGTCTCATTCTGGTTGGTCTACTCGGTTCGTGCTCTTTAGTTCCAGATTCTTTCTATGAGTTTGGTATGAGCGACCAAGAAATGAATCCTACTGATGAATTTAGTGAAAAAGAAGTAGTGGTATTATCAGAGGGCTCTTACGCTGATGTTGTCGAGTTTAGACAAACTGAGAACCCTATTTTTCCTGGGATATTTGGCGACATCGTTTTTATTGCAACTCAAGTTATTGGCGTTATTGGATTGATTTTACTCGGTGCCTATGTGATGCGAAAAGGTTGGATCAAGGACCCCATCACCCATAAGAAAAAATGGAAAATCATCATGTGGGTTGGTCTTGGCGTCGCACTTTTAACAAAATCACCGTTAACTCTTGCTCCTGACAGTATTCAGTTAGCCACTTTACAATCTTATGTTGGAGGACCTTTCCTAACCGCATTTTTTGTTTCTGCGTTTGTTTTAGCGGTCACAACCGAACGAGGAAAAAAAATACTTCAGCCTCTTGCTTACGCAGGAAGAATGGCTTTTACAAATTATTTATTCCAATCACTCATTATGACAACTATTTTCTATCATTATGGCTTCGGCTTATTTAATTCAGTTGGTGTATTTGCAGGTGCCATGATCGCCGTTGCTGTTTTTATTATTCAACTTATTTTAAGTAAGGTTTGGCTGTCTTATTTTAGAATGGGACCACTTGAATGGATTTGGCGTGCAGGGACTTATCTGCAACTACCTCCGTTAAAAAAAGAATCGAAATAA
- a CDS encoding SDR family oxidoreductase has product MELHEQLTNGIPKQKQDKQPGDEHVMNPLPIFEDDNYKGSGKLEGKVALITGGDSGIGRAVAVGYAKEGAHVAIVYLDEHEDAEATKQRVEQEGVSCITISGDVADETFCIEAVERTVTELNGLDILVNNAAEQHPVDSLKDITAEQLHRTFATNFYSYVYFTKAALDYLKPGSSIINTSSINPYRGNPSLIDYTSTKGAINAFTRSMSQSLVKEGIRVNGVAPGPIWTPLIPASFSEEKVAEFGQDNPMGRPGQPVEHVGAYVLLASNDSSYMTGQTIHVNGGDFVHT; this is encoded by the coding sequence GTGGAGCTACATGAACAGTTAACAAATGGAATTCCAAAACAAAAACAAGATAAACAACCTGGTGATGAGCATGTCATGAATCCTCTACCCATTTTTGAGGATGATAACTATAAAGGGTCTGGTAAGTTAGAGGGGAAAGTTGCCCTTATAACTGGTGGAGATTCTGGAATAGGACGAGCTGTAGCGGTTGGATATGCAAAAGAAGGAGCTCATGTGGCGATTGTTTATTTGGATGAACATGAGGACGCAGAGGCAACCAAACAACGTGTAGAGCAAGAAGGAGTCAGTTGTATTACGATCTCTGGGGATGTTGCAGATGAAACGTTTTGTATTGAAGCCGTTGAGCGAACTGTAACCGAGCTAAATGGACTAGACATTCTTGTAAATAATGCTGCAGAGCAACACCCGGTTGATAGCTTAAAAGACATTACGGCAGAGCAGCTGCATCGTACCTTTGCGACGAATTTTTATTCGTATGTGTATTTTACAAAAGCAGCACTTGACTATTTGAAGCCTGGTAGTTCAATCATTAACACGTCTTCAATTAACCCGTATCGTGGAAATCCTTCTTTAATTGATTACACGAGTACTAAAGGGGCAATTAATGCCTTTACACGCTCAATGTCACAATCGTTAGTTAAAGAAGGTATTCGTGTGAATGGAGTCGCACCAGGCCCAATTTGGACACCGTTAATTCCAGCTTCTTTCTCAGAGGAGAAGGTAGCCGAGTTTGGACAGGACAATCCAATGGGACGACCAGGTCAACCTGTTGAACATGTCGGAGCATACGTCTTGCTAGCTTCAAACGATTCATCGTATATGACAGGACAAACCATCCACGTTAATGGTGGAGATTTTGTCCATACGTAA
- the rpsN gene encoding 30S ribosomal protein S14 — MAKKSKIAKERKKQELVAKYAELRKELKEKGDYAALRKLPRDSSPTRLTIRCEVTGRPRGVLRKFKLSRIKFREMAHKGQIPGVKKASW, encoded by the coding sequence ATGGCTAAAAAATCAAAAATCGCCAAAGAACGCAAGAAACAAGAGCTTGTTGCAAAATACGCAGAGCTACGGAAAGAATTAAAAGAAAAAGGGGATTACGCCGCACTTAGAAAATTACCTCGTGACTCGTCTCCTACAAGATTAACGATCCGCTGCGAGGTAACGGGTAGACCGCGTGGGGTCTTACGCAAGTTTAAATTATCACGAATTAAGTTTCGTGAAATGGCCCATAAAGGGCAAATACCTGGAGTTAAAAAAGCAAGCTGGTAG
- a CDS encoding GTP-binding protein, producing the protein MSTIPVTVLSGYLGAGKTTLLNHVLSNRQGLRVAVIVNDMSEINVDADLIEQGGFNRTEEKLVEMSNGCICCTLREDLLIEVERLAKQGNIDYILIESTGISEPVPVAQTFSYIDEETGINLGEFCHLDTMVTVVDANRFWHDFNSGETLLDRKQALSDADDRDIVDLLIDQIEFCDVLILNKVDMLEDQHLKLLKGVLKKLQPQARLIETNHSVVDPKEIINTGLFNFESASTEAGWIKELEAEEHTPETEEYGINSFVYKRRRPFHSERFEKWSDYFPKEVVRAKGTVWCATRNDLVLMLSQAGPSATLEPVAYWVASLPKAEQVYYKQMNPDALTEWHDTWGDRKTEVVFIGIGLDQEMISRELDFCLLTDEEMDADWSQFKDPYPWQVTRAEQIT; encoded by the coding sequence GTGTCGACGATTCCGGTTACGGTATTAAGTGGGTATTTGGGTGCGGGGAAAACAACGCTGCTTAATCATGTTTTGTCTAATAGGCAGGGGTTGCGAGTTGCAGTCATTGTAAATGACATGAGTGAGATTAATGTGGATGCGGATCTTATCGAGCAGGGAGGCTTTAATCGCACGGAAGAAAAGCTGGTGGAGATGTCTAATGGCTGCATTTGCTGCACGTTGAGGGAGGATCTTTTAATAGAGGTTGAGAGGTTGGCTAAGCAGGGGAATATCGATTATATCTTGATTGAATCAACGGGAATATCGGAGCCTGTGCCTGTAGCTCAGACCTTCTCATATATTGATGAGGAAACTGGTATTAATCTAGGTGAGTTTTGCCATCTCGATACGATGGTAACGGTTGTTGATGCAAATCGGTTTTGGCATGATTTTAATTCTGGGGAGACGTTGCTTGATCGGAAGCAGGCACTAAGTGATGCGGATGATCGTGATATTGTGGATCTTCTGATTGATCAAATTGAGTTTTGTGATGTGCTTATTTTAAATAAGGTCGACATGCTTGAAGACCAACACCTCAAGCTATTAAAAGGAGTACTAAAAAAACTTCAGCCACAGGCACGTTTAATTGAAACAAATCATAGTGTTGTTGATCCAAAAGAGATTATAAATACGGGATTATTTAATTTTGAGTCAGCAAGTACGGAAGCGGGTTGGATAAAGGAACTTGAGGCAGAGGAGCATACGCCAGAAACGGAAGAGTATGGCATTAACTCTTTTGTGTATAAAAGAAGACGTCCTTTTCACTCAGAACGATTTGAAAAATGGTCCGATTACTTTCCGAAAGAAGTGGTTCGTGCAAAAGGAACGGTTTGGTGTGCCACAAGAAATGATCTAGTTTTAATGTTATCTCAAGCGGGTCCATCTGCCACACTTGAACCTGTTGCTTATTGGGTTGCGTCTCTACCAAAGGCTGAGCAAGTTTATTATAAGCAGATGAATCCAGATGCACTTACAGAATGGCATGATACATGGGGAGATCGGAAAACGGAGGTTGTCTTTATTGGCATTGGTTTAGATCAAGAGATGATCAGTCGTGAGCTTGATTTTTGTCTTTTGACAGATGAAGAAATGGACGCAGATTGGAGTCAATTTAAAGACCCATACCCGTGGCAAGTGACACGGGCAGAACAAATAACGTAA